A stretch of Acidimicrobiales bacterium DNA encodes these proteins:
- a CDS encoding serpin family protein: MSRRTLRVLAAIVTCAVVAAACGDDDASTTNDPDPTTTAPTSTSPPSVGEPVVPMVLPVADRADSATDPAIAGEAISAFGLDLLGALRTDSPEANVAASPTSIAIALAMLEPGASGAAVEQLHELLRIDDPTRWHQSMSALETSIEDREPWPGNDGDEPGEVIARIANAAYLQTGYPFEPAYLEAIGRAYGPVLNEVDFEPDPDAVGHAINEFVADATNERITDLIADGVIDPATVLALVNALYFKASWLETFDAEATEDGSFTRFDGSTVTVPMMTGESSGSLQGDGWVGAEKSYVGGFAVQFVLPEEGRFDEIAADLDAVFADWQSHPSSRSLLVVPRFETRVNTELSDALMALGLDAPYASGGLNGIASDPRLVIDRVIHETFLAMDEEGTEAAAATVVLAFPTSAGGPPVDVELDRPFLFRIIDGESGATLFIGQVADPTA; this comes from the coding sequence ATGTCGAGGCGGACATTGCGAGTCCTGGCGGCCATCGTCACCTGTGCGGTCGTCGCCGCCGCGTGCGGAGACGATGACGCCAGCACCACGAACGACCCCGACCCGACCACGACGGCGCCCACGAGCACCTCGCCACCCTCAGTCGGTGAGCCCGTCGTCCCGATGGTTCTCCCGGTCGCAGATCGGGCCGACAGCGCGACCGATCCGGCGATCGCGGGCGAGGCAATCAGCGCCTTCGGCCTCGACCTCCTCGGCGCGCTGCGGACCGACAGCCCTGAAGCCAACGTCGCCGCATCGCCCACGAGCATCGCCATCGCCCTCGCGATGCTCGAGCCGGGCGCCAGCGGCGCTGCTGTCGAGCAGCTCCACGAGCTCCTGCGCATCGACGATCCCACGCGGTGGCATCAGTCGATGAGCGCCCTCGAGACATCGATCGAAGACCGAGAACCGTGGCCCGGAAACGACGGGGACGAGCCCGGCGAAGTGATCGCTCGCATCGCCAACGCCGCGTATCTGCAGACCGGGTATCCCTTCGAACCGGCCTACCTCGAGGCGATCGGCCGGGCCTACGGTCCCGTGCTCAACGAGGTCGACTTCGAACCCGATCCCGACGCCGTCGGGCACGCCATCAACGAGTTCGTCGCCGACGCGACGAACGAGCGGATCACCGATCTCATCGCCGACGGCGTGATCGATCCGGCCACCGTGCTGGCGCTCGTCAACGCCCTGTATTTCAAGGCATCCTGGCTCGAGACCTTCGATGCGGAGGCGACCGAGGACGGCTCGTTCACCCGCTTCGACGGCAGCACCGTCACCGTGCCGATGATGACGGGAGAGAGTTCCGGATCGCTGCAGGGCGACGGCTGGGTGGGTGCGGAGAAGTCCTATGTGGGCGGGTTCGCCGTGCAGTTCGTGCTCCCGGAGGAGGGCCGCTTCGATGAGATCGCCGCGGACCTCGATGCCGTCTTCGCGGATTGGCAATCTCACCCGAGCAGTCGGAGTCTACTCGTCGTCCCCCGGTTCGAGACCCGCGTGAACACGGAGCTGTCCGACGCCCTCATGGCGCTCGGTCTCGATGCGCCCTATGCCTCCGGCGGACTCAACGGCATCGCTTCGGACCCGCGGCTGGTGATCGACAGAGTCATCCACGAGACGTTCCTCGCCATGGACGAGGAGGGCACCGAGGCTGCGGCGGCAACCGTCGTCCTCGCGTTCCCCACGAGCGCGGGAGGTCCTCCCGTCGACGTCGAACTCGACCGGCCGTTCCTCTTCCGCATCATCGACGGGGAGTCAGGTGCCACGCTGTTCATCGGTCAGGTCGCGGACCCGACCGCGTGA
- a CDS encoding CarD family transcriptional regulator gives MTYKPGDRVVYPHHGAAVIEKKEKRTAFGEEKDYLVLRMAHGEMTLAVPVDKAEEVGMRWPISTEDVEDLFEVLAKRDVREPANWSRRFKNHQEKLKSGDVYQVAEVVRNLALRDQAKGLSAGEKSLYTKARNVLVSELAFALDVEEDKAMAKVDDALV, from the coding sequence TTGACGTACAAGCCCGGTGACCGCGTCGTGTATCCGCATCACGGCGCAGCGGTGATCGAGAAGAAGGAGAAGCGCACCGCGTTCGGTGAAGAGAAGGACTATCTCGTCCTGCGCATGGCGCACGGCGAGATGACCCTCGCCGTTCCCGTCGACAAGGCCGAGGAAGTCGGCATGCGCTGGCCGATCTCGACCGAGGACGTCGAGGACCTCTTCGAGGTGCTCGCCAAGCGCGACGTCCGCGAGCCGGCCAACTGGTCGCGGCGGTTCAAGAACCACCAGGAGAAGCTCAAGTCGGGCGACGTCTACCAGGTGGCCGAGGTCGTCCGGAACCTCGCCCTGCGGGACCAGGCCAAGGGTCTGTCCGCCGGTGAGAAGTCGCTCTACACCAAGGCCCGCAACGTGCTCGTCTCCGAGCTCGCGTTCGCCCTCGACGTCGAGGAGGACAAGGCGATGGCCAAGGTGGACGACGCGCTCGTCTGA
- a CDS encoding site-specific DNA-methyltransferase yields MTERKTTATTAFGVGKRESHDSTSFYERFTPPEISADDTVNPIPDGIAAIHNRDSREIADVLPANSVALVATSPPYFVGKEYELAITGDPDTRSSVPSVPTSYFDYLQMLRDVFASCVEVLEPGGRIAVNVANLGRKPYRSLSADVISILQDDLGLLLRGEIIWQKAEGATGSVAWGSYRKATNPVLRDLTERVIVASKGRFDRAQSKGRESTMSADDFMEATLDVWKISPESARRVQHPAPFPVELPRRLIDLYTYEGDAVLDPFLGSGSTLVASERTGRRGFGFDLDAEYCEIAAARVDAERARPRLRAVEVVGEDPLFETPGDDADRQEFFQARATSEGKKAADIAERVLVEAGFEVLKAPVKIPKVGVQFNFLVADQDGGQFYVDVSGAFTTVRPGLMRTDTLWKTLGRIHVLRATDEPQNPSRVLVLTSNLPKANSEGDKALRAVGPDQVFDAVEMFDAAGVARLRAYAEGGSVLPIPGYWTESDVERFEDMANRPS; encoded by the coding sequence GTGACCGAACGCAAGACCACCGCCACCACCGCATTCGGTGTCGGCAAACGCGAGAGCCACGACTCCACGTCGTTCTACGAGCGCTTCACCCCGCCCGAGATCAGCGCGGACGACACGGTCAACCCGATCCCGGACGGGATTGCGGCGATTCACAATCGCGACAGCCGCGAGATCGCCGACGTGCTGCCGGCGAACTCGGTGGCGCTGGTGGCCACCTCGCCGCCCTACTTCGTGGGAAAGGAGTACGAGCTCGCGATCACCGGCGATCCCGACACCCGCAGCTCCGTGCCGTCGGTGCCCACCTCCTACTTCGACTACCTCCAGATGCTGCGAGATGTGTTCGCGTCCTGTGTCGAGGTGCTGGAGCCGGGCGGCCGGATCGCGGTCAACGTCGCCAACCTCGGCCGCAAGCCCTACCGGAGCCTGAGCGCGGATGTGATCTCGATCCTGCAGGACGATCTGGGCCTGTTGCTGCGGGGCGAGATCATCTGGCAGAAGGCGGAGGGCGCCACGGGTTCGGTGGCGTGGGGGTCGTACCGCAAGGCGACCAACCCGGTGCTGCGTGATCTCACCGAGCGGGTGATCGTCGCCAGCAAGGGCCGCTTCGACCGGGCCCAGTCGAAGGGCCGCGAGTCCACCATGTCGGCCGACGACTTCATGGAGGCGACGCTCGACGTCTGGAAGATCAGTCCGGAGTCGGCTCGCCGGGTGCAGCATCCGGCCCCGTTCCCGGTCGAGCTGCCCCGCCGGCTCATCGATCTCTACACCTACGAGGGCGACGCGGTGCTCGATCCGTTCCTCGGGTCGGGCTCCACCCTGGTGGCCTCGGAACGCACGGGTCGCCGTGGCTTCGGGTTCGATCTCGATGCGGAGTACTGCGAGATCGCCGCGGCCCGCGTCGACGCCGAACGGGCCCGGCCCCGACTGCGCGCCGTCGAGGTGGTCGGTGAGGATCCGCTCTTCGAGACCCCGGGAGACGATGCGGATCGCCAGGAGTTCTTCCAGGCCCGCGCCACGAGCGAGGGCAAGAAGGCGGCCGACATCGCGGAGCGGGTGCTCGTCGAGGCCGGGTTCGAAGTGCTGAAGGCGCCCGTGAAGATCCCGAAGGTCGGCGTGCAGTTCAACTTCCTCGTCGCCGATCAGGACGGCGGACAGTTCTACGTCGACGTCTCGGGGGCCTTCACCACCGTGCGCCCGGGTCTGATGCGCACCGACACACTGTGGAAGACCCTCGGTCGGATCCATGTGTTGCGGGCCACCGACGAGCCCCAGAATCCGAGCCGGGTGCTCGTGCTCACCTCCAACCTGCCCAAGGCCAACAGCGAGGGCGACAAGGCGCTGCGCGCCGTCGGGCCGGATCAGGTGTTCGATGCGGTGGAGATGTTCGATGCCGCCGGCGTGGCTCGGTTGCGGGCCTACGCCGAGGGCGGTTCGGTGCTGCCGATCCCGGGCTACTGGACCGAGTCGGACGTGGAGCGGTTCGAAGACATGGCGAACCGGCCCTCGTAG
- a CDS encoding 3'-5' exonuclease produces MLDGDEPTLLAELDQLLAGLAPGVLITWNGASFDLPFLADRARVIGVDLGLQLVLDPAIPGHHDPLNGHAGAYRARWHRHAHVDGYQLYRADVGASLHLPCGLKPLARFVGLPVVEVDRERIHELSADDRRAYVASDAHLARALVGRRAQWTRGIDYLPAASIGS; encoded by the coding sequence GTGCTCGACGGCGACGAGCCGACCCTCCTCGCCGAGCTGGACCAGCTGCTCGCGGGCCTCGCCCCCGGTGTGTTGATCACCTGGAACGGCGCGAGCTTCGACCTGCCGTTCCTCGCCGATCGCGCCCGGGTGATCGGCGTGGATCTCGGGCTCCAGCTCGTCCTCGATCCGGCCATCCCCGGGCACCATGATCCGCTCAACGGCCACGCCGGCGCCTACCGGGCCCGCTGGCATCGCCACGCCCACGTCGACGGCTACCAGCTCTACCGGGCCGATGTGGGAGCGAGCCTGCACCTGCCGTGTGGGCTCAAGCCGCTGGCCCGCTTCGTGGGGCTCCCCGTGGTCGAGGTCGACCGGGAACGCATCCACGAGCTGAGCGCCGACGACCGCCGTGCCTATGTGGCCAGCGACGCCCACCTCGCCCGGGCCCTGGTCGGTCGGCGGGCGCAATGGACCCGCGGGATCGACTACCTGCCCGCCGCGTCGATCGGTTCGTAG
- a CDS encoding glutaminyl-peptide cyclotransferase — MRRTVGVVAMALLVASCGGDDGTAPVPTSSGPTPTPTQESVETGLTSPWPAPLGDAHQEWTVRVVDRVPHDPTAFTQGLEFTDAGLLESTGRRGASSLRLLDPTTGEILVQVDNLDEHFGEGVAVRDGIAVQLTWQSGVALRWDAELAPVGEFAYEGEGWGLCHDGADFWMSDGSATLTRRDSETFAPLATVTVRRDGEPVGLLNELECIGDRVAANVWWSDEIVVIDPATGVVGATIDAAALADEIASPDTTAVLNGIADPGDGTLVLGGKLWPTLFVVEIVG, encoded by the coding sequence ATGCGGAGGACGGTCGGGGTTGTCGCGATGGCGCTGCTCGTGGCGTCGTGCGGTGGCGACGACGGGACCGCCCCGGTCCCCACGTCCTCGGGGCCGACCCCGACGCCGACGCAGGAATCCGTCGAGACCGGCCTGACGAGCCCGTGGCCGGCACCCCTCGGCGACGCCCATCAGGAGTGGACCGTTCGTGTCGTCGACCGCGTCCCGCACGACCCGACGGCGTTCACCCAGGGCCTCGAGTTCACGGACGCGGGTCTCCTCGAGAGCACGGGCCGACGGGGCGCGTCGTCGCTCCGCCTCCTCGACCCCACGACAGGCGAGATCCTGGTGCAGGTCGACAACCTCGACGAGCACTTCGGCGAGGGCGTGGCCGTCCGGGACGGTATCGCCGTGCAGCTGACCTGGCAGAGCGGTGTGGCGCTCCGCTGGGACGCCGAGCTCGCGCCGGTCGGCGAGTTCGCCTACGAGGGTGAGGGGTGGGGGCTGTGCCACGACGGCGCCGACTTCTGGATGTCCGACGGGTCCGCCACACTCACCCGTCGCGACAGTGAGACCTTCGCCCCACTCGCCACCGTCACCGTGCGCCGCGACGGCGAGCCGGTCGGACTGCTGAACGAGCTCGAATGCATCGGCGACCGGGTGGCGGCCAACGTGTGGTGGTCCGACGAGATCGTCGTGATCGACCCGGCGACCGGCGTCGTCGGGGCCACCATCGACGCCGCGGCCCTGGCCGACGAGATCGCATCGCCGGACACCACGGCGGTGCTCAACGGCATCGCCGATCCGGGGGACGGGACGCTGGTGCTCGGCGGAAAGCTCTGGCCGACGCTGTTCGTCGTGGAGATCGTCGGCTGA
- a CDS encoding SDR family NAD(P)-dependent oxidoreductase: MSSVDDNELPAHPGRFDGRIAVVTGAASGIGRATATRLGAEGAGVVAADISEGVHDVVDEIRAAGGQAVAVESDVSERAGAEAPIDAAIDTYGRLDVLCNIAGILAAAHSDQVPDEQWERIIAVNLTGVFYTTRRALPSLVDSKGSIVMASSTSALSGHPWMTAYSASKGGVLAMTRTLAMEYARRGVRVNAVAPGGITTPMVGGLELPDDVDFSLFDRISPLDEFRGPETVAAAVCFLAAPEAAHINGEVLRVDGGTLA, encoded by the coding sequence ATGAGCAGCGTGGACGACAACGAACTCCCCGCCCACCCGGGCCGATTCGACGGCAGGATCGCGGTCGTGACGGGCGCAGCGTCCGGCATCGGACGGGCGACGGCGACCCGGCTCGGTGCCGAAGGTGCCGGAGTGGTCGCGGCCGACATCAGCGAGGGCGTGCACGACGTCGTCGACGAGATTCGGGCCGCGGGCGGCCAGGCCGTCGCCGTGGAGTCGGACGTCTCCGAACGGGCCGGGGCCGAGGCGCCGATCGACGCCGCGATCGACACGTACGGGCGGCTCGATGTGCTGTGCAACATCGCCGGAATCCTCGCCGCGGCGCACTCGGATCAGGTGCCCGACGAGCAGTGGGAACGCATCATCGCGGTCAACCTCACCGGCGTCTTCTACACAACCCGTCGCGCCCTTCCTTCGCTCGTCGACTCGAAGGGATCGATCGTGATGGCGTCATCGACATCGGCGCTGTCCGGTCATCCGTGGATGACGGCCTACAGCGCGAGCAAGGGCGGGGTTCTCGCCATGACCCGCACCCTGGCGATGGAGTACGCACGGCGCGGGGTCCGGGTGAACGCCGTGGCTCCGGGTGGCATCACGACGCCGATGGTCGGCGGCCTCGAGCTGCCCGACGACGTCGACTTCTCGCTGTTCGACCGGATCTCACCACTCGACGAGTTCCGCGGGCCCGAGACGGTGGCCGCCGCGGTCTGCTTCCTCGCCGCGCCCGAGGCCGCGCACATCAACGGCGAGGTGCTGCGGGTGGACGGCGGCACCCTCGCCTGA
- a CDS encoding bifunctional diguanylate cyclase/phosphodiesterase, whose protein sequence is MTTAEETDVRTERRNRHASWAARARAGLTRTIVVPAAVGYVVTGIAAVVTHESAVLYTGLAVTIAMAFAVSVQRYFSATSDARLREMEHRASHDELTGLLARDELRARLEIALRSAYRHDRVVGVLFLDLDGFKAINDSMGHEAGDALLRGFGERLRASVRGEDLVGRWGGDEFVVVTLGLERESAVREVAENVRCAFEEPIGLDDGAILMTPSIGVAVGSRVSPASPDDLLSNADQAMYRAKKRKLGVGVYGEHERREGLDRREVQQALVPALADGQFQVYYQSIVSSSTEEVVGLEGLVRWQHPVHGVLGPDRFLTVAEEAGLLGRLGEVVMREAVAQTSVWNHLYGPGRSTRVAVNLAERQLVDPAFVDRVGEILGWAGVDAAQLDLEVGEELLLRRVDDANRTLHRLAEIGCRIVIDDFGTSQGAFSRIRDLDLVRAVKIDRSIVDGLLRDSVSRAVVEATVSMARALDIDVIAEGVETADQRNAVEELGIDLMQGFLFHQPLPASDFEQMTADALNEAQPSRR, encoded by the coding sequence GTGACCACCGCCGAAGAAACGGACGTGCGCACCGAGCGGCGGAATCGCCATGCATCGTGGGCCGCGCGGGCTCGCGCGGGACTGACCCGGACCATCGTCGTACCCGCCGCGGTCGGGTACGTGGTCACTGGCATCGCCGCCGTCGTCACCCACGAATCAGCCGTGCTGTACACCGGCCTCGCCGTCACCATCGCCATGGCGTTCGCGGTCTCGGTGCAGCGCTACTTCTCCGCCACGAGCGACGCCCGCCTGCGGGAGATGGAACACCGGGCGTCGCACGACGAGCTGACCGGCCTGCTCGCCCGCGACGAGCTGCGGGCCCGGCTCGAGATCGCCCTGCGCAGCGCCTATCGCCACGACCGCGTCGTCGGCGTGCTCTTCCTCGATCTCGACGGCTTCAAGGCGATCAACGACTCGATGGGTCACGAGGCGGGCGACGCCCTGTTGCGCGGGTTCGGTGAACGGCTCCGGGCGTCCGTGCGGGGTGAGGATCTGGTCGGGCGGTGGGGTGGTGACGAGTTCGTCGTCGTCACGCTGGGGCTCGAGCGCGAGTCCGCCGTACGCGAGGTCGCCGAGAACGTGCGGTGTGCCTTCGAGGAGCCGATCGGTCTCGATGACGGCGCGATCCTCATGACGCCCAGCATCGGTGTGGCGGTCGGGTCGCGGGTCAGCCCCGCATCGCCCGACGATCTGTTGAGCAACGCCGATCAGGCCATGTACCGGGCGAAGAAGCGCAAGCTCGGCGTCGGCGTCTACGGCGAACACGAGCGCCGTGAGGGGTTGGACCGCCGGGAGGTCCAGCAGGCTCTCGTCCCGGCTCTCGCGGATGGCCAGTTTCAGGTGTACTACCAGTCGATCGTGTCGAGTTCGACCGAGGAGGTCGTGGGACTCGAGGGACTCGTCCGGTGGCAGCATCCGGTGCACGGCGTGCTCGGACCCGATCGATTCCTCACCGTTGCGGAGGAAGCCGGACTGCTCGGCCGACTCGGCGAGGTCGTCATGCGTGAGGCGGTCGCGCAGACGTCGGTCTGGAACCACCTCTACGGTCCTGGCCGCTCCACCCGCGTGGCGGTCAACCTCGCGGAACGTCAGCTCGTGGACCCCGCGTTCGTCGATCGGGTCGGCGAGATCCTCGGTTGGGCCGGCGTGGACGCCGCCCAGCTCGATCTCGAAGTCGGCGAGGAGCTGCTCCTGCGGCGGGTCGACGATGCCAACCGCACGCTCCACCGTCTCGCCGAGATCGGTTGTCGGATCGTGATCGACGACTTCGGCACCTCGCAGGGCGCGTTCAGCCGGATCCGCGATCTCGACCTCGTGCGGGCGGTCAAGATCGACCGTTCGATCGTGGACGGCCTGCTGCGCGACAGCGTCTCACGCGCCGTCGTGGAGGCGACTGTGTCGATGGCCCGGGCGCTCGACATCGACGTGATCGCCGAGGGAGTCGAGACCGCGGATCAACGCAATGCCGTCGAAGAACTCGGCATCGACCTGATGCAGGGCTTCCTGTTCCACCAGCCCCTGCCCGCGTCGGACTTCGAGCAGATGACGGCGGACGCACTCAACGAGGCGCAACCGTCACGTCGCTGA
- a CDS encoding hotdog fold thioesterase codes for MTYPPERHLLRDLAFRGERTHDRASNRIDVTPGLLDDRGVRVGVLATMVDVTGAAIALASIRPDWIATSDLGVHVVRPIERGEVEVTCTPLRVGARSIVVDARIVDDHRSLCAVGRMAFARIPGSATAATMDEAVGDETVHHAIDGGRPIADPIDELCGFTPVGPGQLRFDKGDYVRNSFGTVNGGVLALAADAAAASACGGGSAVDLQIHYLEQIGDGPVGVTGEVVRDDPLPFVRVRIEDLADGRLVAVSDVTVAPR; via the coding sequence GTGACCTATCCCCCCGAGCGGCACCTGCTGCGCGATCTCGCGTTTCGCGGGGAGCGCACACACGACCGGGCGTCCAACCGGATCGACGTGACTCCGGGACTGCTCGACGACCGAGGCGTCCGGGTCGGCGTCCTGGCCACCATGGTCGACGTGACCGGCGCGGCCATCGCGCTCGCCTCGATCCGGCCCGATTGGATCGCCACCTCCGATCTCGGCGTCCATGTCGTACGGCCGATCGAGCGGGGCGAGGTCGAGGTCACCTGCACCCCCCTGCGGGTCGGCGCGCGCTCGATCGTCGTGGATGCGCGCATCGTCGACGACCATCGGTCCCTCTGCGCCGTCGGCCGGATGGCGTTCGCCCGGATTCCGGGCTCGGCGACGGCGGCGACCATGGACGAGGCGGTGGGCGACGAGACCGTCCACCACGCGATCGACGGTGGGCGACCGATCGCCGACCCGATCGACGAGCTGTGCGGCTTCACGCCGGTCGGTCCGGGTCAGCTGCGCTTCGACAAGGGGGACTACGTCCGCAACAGCTTCGGCACCGTCAACGGCGGTGTGCTCGCCCTCGCGGCGGACGCGGCGGCCGCGTCCGCGTGCGGTGGCGGCAGCGCCGTCGACCTCCAGATCCACTATCTCGAACAGATCGGTGATGGCCCGGTCGGCGTCACCGGCGAGGTCGTGCGCGACGACCCCTTGCCGTTCGTCCGCGTCCGGATCGAGGACCTCGCCGATGGGCGGCTGGTCGCCGTCAGCGACGTGACGGTTGCGCCTCGTTGA
- a CDS encoding CoA transferase, which translates to MPGPLEGVKVVEIGVWVAGPAAGGILSDWGADVIKIEPLTGDPARTFQRMLGSDMPTNPVFEMDNRSKRSIALDLSTDDGLAIAKELIADADVFVTNVRLAGLDRLGLDPDSLLAAHPRLVYAAITGFGLEGPDRDKAGYDIAAFWARSGIAHLLAPEGEDPPFQRGGMGDHNAGLAGAAMISAALFNRERTGEGQLVSTSLFREGVFTISFDLSVTVGWGITLGTGKRETMHNPSTNNYVAADGRRFWVVGLEADRHWPPMARVVGHPEWIDDPRWATAMDRAMNGQELIRSLDEIFVTKPLDEWIEIFDTEPDFFWAPVNSPDDLLADPQFHASGALIEVPDGATGTMMIATPCDFHGTPWEARSLAPGLGEHTEEILASLGRADDVESLAASGAVGLPATL; encoded by the coding sequence ATGCCCGGACCACTCGAAGGTGTGAAGGTCGTCGAGATCGGCGTGTGGGTCGCCGGCCCCGCGGCGGGCGGCATCCTGTCGGATTGGGGGGCGGACGTCATCAAGATCGAACCGCTCACGGGCGATCCGGCGCGCACGTTCCAGCGCATGCTCGGCAGCGACATGCCCACGAACCCGGTCTTCGAGATGGACAATCGATCGAAGCGCTCGATCGCGCTCGATCTGTCGACCGACGACGGGCTCGCGATCGCCAAGGAACTCATCGCCGACGCCGACGTGTTCGTCACCAACGTACGCCTGGCCGGACTCGACCGCCTCGGCCTCGATCCCGACAGCCTCCTGGCCGCCCATCCCCGACTGGTGTACGCCGCGATCACCGGCTTCGGACTCGAGGGGCCGGACCGCGACAAGGCCGGCTACGACATCGCCGCGTTCTGGGCCCGGTCCGGCATCGCCCACCTGCTCGCTCCGGAGGGCGAGGACCCACCGTTCCAGCGGGGAGGGATGGGTGACCACAACGCCGGTCTCGCGGGCGCGGCCATGATCAGCGCGGCGCTCTTCAACCGTGAACGCACGGGTGAGGGCCAACTCGTGTCCACGTCGCTGTTCCGCGAAGGCGTGTTCACGATCAGCTTCGACCTGTCGGTGACGGTCGGCTGGGGCATCACCCTCGGAACCGGCAAGCGCGAGACGATGCACAACCCGTCGACCAACAACTATGTCGCCGCCGATGGCCGACGGTTCTGGGTGGTCGGCCTGGAAGCCGACCGCCACTGGCCCCCGATGGCTCGCGTCGTCGGCCATCCGGAATGGATCGACGATCCCCGGTGGGCGACCGCGATGGACCGCGCGATGAACGGTCAGGAGCTGATCCGCTCCCTCGACGAGATCTTCGTGACCAAGCCGCTCGACGAGTGGATCGAGATCTTCGACACCGAGCCCGACTTCTTCTGGGCGCCGGTGAACTCGCCGGACGATCTGCTCGCGGATCCCCAGTTCCACGCGTCGGGAGCGCTCATCGAGGTTCCCGACGGCGCGACCGGCACGATGATGATCGCGACGCCGTGCGACTTCCACGGCACGCCGTGGGAGGCGCGCAGCCTCGCCCCCGGTCTCGGCGAGCACACCGAGGAGATCCTGGCGTCGCTCGGCCGCGCCGACGACGTCGAATCGCTGGCCGCGTCGGGAGCGGTCGGTCTGCCCGCCACACTGTAG
- a CDS encoding neutral zinc metallopeptidase — protein sequence MVKIRRGARVRDVEYRGRARSGGTRGALPFPMPTSRGGKAGAGAGGIGVIGLVIVIVISMLGNSADTSGDVAEENRFLGAVFTDVQDYWESTLADYRRATMVIFLDHVETGGCGFATAATGPFYCPADEHVYLDQSFFDILAGPQFGAPGDFAQAYVIAHEVAHHVQTVVGTSGQVRTAQAQASSQSEANALTIRLELQADCLAGTWASVASRRPASATVTLEPGDIAEGLAAAEAVGDDRIQESAGQDVTPHNWTHGSAEQRQAWFTLGLETGDPVRCEETFDMSVDATRVMPG from the coding sequence GTGGTCAAGATCCGACGGGGCGCACGAGTCCGCGATGTGGAGTACCGGGGGCGGGCGCGGTCCGGCGGAACGCGCGGCGCACTGCCGTTCCCGATGCCGACGTCGCGGGGCGGCAAGGCCGGGGCCGGGGCGGGTGGCATCGGCGTCATCGGTCTGGTGATCGTGATCGTCATCTCGATGCTGGGGAACTCGGCCGACACGTCGGGCGACGTCGCGGAGGAGAACCGCTTCCTCGGCGCCGTGTTCACCGATGTCCAGGACTACTGGGAGTCGACGTTGGCCGACTATCGCCGGGCCACGATGGTGATCTTCCTCGACCATGTGGAGACCGGTGGGTGTGGGTTCGCCACGGCGGCGACCGGACCCTTCTACTGCCCGGCCGACGAGCACGTGTACCTCGACCAGTCGTTCTTCGACATCCTCGCCGGGCCCCAGTTCGGCGCGCCGGGCGACTTCGCCCAGGCCTACGTGATCGCTCACGAGGTGGCGCACCACGTGCAGACGGTGGTCGGCACGTCCGGCCAGGTCCGGACCGCGCAGGCGCAGGCGTCGTCGCAGTCGGAGGCCAACGCCCTGACGATCCGGCTCGAACTGCAGGCGGACTGTCTGGCCGGCACGTGGGCGAGCGTCGCGTCGCGCCGTCCGGCGAGCGCCACGGTGACGCTCGAACCCGGCGACATCGCCGAGGGGTTGGCGGCCGCGGAGGCGGTCGGTGACGATCGCATCCAGGAGTCGGCCGGCCAGGACGTGACCCCGCACAACTGGACGCACGGCTCCGCCGAGCAGCGCCAGGCCTGGTTCACCCTGGGGCTCGAGACGGGTGATCCGGTGCGCTGCGAGGAGACCTTCGACATGTCCGTGGATGCGACCCGGGTGATGCCGGGCTGA